One genomic window of Bacillus mycoides includes the following:
- a CDS encoding SagB family peptide dehydrogenase — translation MQLDTFLHHLHFSINEIMSSDKEIDWEDAPLPYKLYRNLPVIPLSLEIPLTLRNSSTKPNLEDIGHYLWYSFGLTQFCQPTTNLENNKTTSLFRRFIPSGGALYPNELYMYLKIEHYPDGIYHYDAAHHRLILLREGNFDSYLTEALGNRCNIHSCFGAAFVSTMFWKNFFKYNNFSYRLQGLDSGVLIGQLLECAKQFGYTNGLYFQFLDRAMNHLLGLSEGEESVYAVIPLSTEPNTDWFHDDHHENKTVTSHNLLQQIPPLAHEHFVRSKHVDDYPMIKKINAASMIESTEHFQTFTCEERQQYSPHAVQLPKVERLSYDFLQLCKKRYSPDSDFILTKWDAAELATLLQEASLSFPYYNDLDGKYVNENARVSLYGCFYNVKDIENGAYAYNSRTHSLQPIQHGDLRYSLQSSMTMDNVNLFQAPLCLHVIGNKDYYKNKLGYRGYRIHQMEAGMLVHKLVLAATALGMGGHPLLSFDTNSCDQLYGIDAGNKTSLIQIPVGAYRARNWLKGYLHN, via the coding sequence ATGCAACTGGATACCTTTTTACATCATCTCCATTTTTCTATTAATGAAATTATGTCGTCTGATAAAGAGATTGATTGGGAAGACGCACCACTTCCTTATAAATTATATCGAAATTTACCAGTCATCCCTCTCTCTTTAGAAATCCCATTAACTTTGCGGAATTCTTCTACTAAACCTAACTTAGAGGATATCGGTCATTATCTTTGGTACTCATTTGGTTTAACACAATTCTGTCAGCCTACTACTAACCTAGAAAATAATAAAACAACATCTCTATTTCGAAGATTCATCCCTTCTGGGGGTGCTTTATATCCAAATGAATTATATATGTATTTAAAAATTGAGCATTATCCAGACGGCATTTACCATTACGACGCCGCACATCACCGTCTTATCTTACTTCGCGAAGGAAATTTCGATTCTTATCTTACAGAAGCACTCGGCAATCGTTGCAACATACATTCTTGTTTTGGTGCTGCATTCGTATCCACTATGTTTTGGAAAAACTTCTTTAAATACAATAACTTTTCGTATCGTCTGCAAGGATTAGATAGCGGTGTGCTCATCGGTCAATTACTTGAATGTGCAAAACAATTCGGTTATACAAATGGTTTATATTTTCAGTTTCTAGACCGGGCAATGAATCATTTACTTGGACTGTCTGAAGGTGAAGAAAGTGTGTATGCTGTTATTCCTTTAAGTACAGAACCGAATACAGATTGGTTTCATGATGATCATCACGAAAATAAAACAGTTACTTCTCATAACTTACTGCAGCAAATCCCGCCATTAGCACATGAGCATTTCGTTCGTTCAAAACATGTAGATGACTATCCGATGATAAAAAAAATAAACGCGGCATCTATGATTGAATCGACAGAACACTTCCAAACATTTACCTGTGAAGAACGACAACAATATAGTCCACATGCTGTACAGCTACCTAAAGTGGAACGTTTATCATATGATTTTTTACAACTTTGTAAAAAACGATATTCACCTGATTCTGACTTCATTTTAACGAAATGGGATGCAGCCGAGCTCGCTACTCTACTACAAGAAGCGAGCCTCTCTTTCCCTTATTACAACGATCTTGATGGCAAGTATGTAAATGAAAACGCACGGGTCTCATTATATGGATGTTTTTATAACGTAAAAGACATAGAAAACGGTGCTTACGCTTATAACAGTAGGACACATTCCCTACAGCCAATACAGCATGGAGACCTTCGTTATTCTCTTCAGTCCAGTATGACGATGGATAACGTAAATCTTTTTCAAGCACCACTTTGTCTACATGTAATCGGAAATAAAGATTACTATAAAAATAAATTAGGTTATAGAGGATATCGAATTCATCAAATGGAAGCTGGCATGCTCGTTCATAAACTCGTTTTAGCTGCAACCGCTCTGGGGATGGGCGGGCATCCGTTACTAAGTTTTGATACAAATTCATGCGATCAATTGTACGGGATTGATGCCGGAAATAAAACTTCACTCATTCAAATTCCGGTTGGAGCGTATCGAGCGCGGAATTGGCTAAAGGGATATTTGCATAATTAG
- a CDS encoding TOMM precursor leader peptide-binding protein — MTQNILLIGDGLLTDYVHEQLCKQYSLIRQHTIPEILPENIHLALVLHDGSPSSVHHDAELIFRSNNIPWLRAFTSFGEGIIGPYVQPLTTGCSHCADGRRFIAGFDQKEMWELQRKYALKADNVTRRDVRATQNGMLQMCQLIHAETEKILTNKHSSINNELILLDLQTLQCTRHSFLPDPLCPVCSNLSDDTADAAQISLQPSLKTSTETYRCRSIHELNTFLTRDYLDYRTGILNGQMQHSLLPFSDVIINMPLMFGNEGVAGRTHSFALSEATAILEGLERYCGMSPRGKKPNVHGSFHELEHIALNPLTLGVHTIEHYNRDTCPFKPFDPDYEQNWVWGYSLSQSQPLLVPESIAYYSLGHRDAFVYETSNGCAIGGSLEEAIFHGILEIVERDAFLLTWYAELPLPRLDLSSANDTELQLMIQRLHTITGYELHAFNATMEHGIPSLWVIAKNTRENGMNVVCAGGSHLDPIRALKSAIHEIAGMLLIADEELDQKREYYENCLQDPYLVNKMEDHSMLYGLKEAEERLHFLLREDAPVQTFQEMNALQSFDMDLTSDLHQLLNRLHQSRLEVIVVDQTVRLIEKNGLHCVKVIIPGMLPMTFGHHLTRVTGLDRVYTVPMTLGYRTEPLTNEKLNPHPHPFP; from the coding sequence ATGACTCAAAACATATTACTTATAGGAGATGGCCTACTCACAGACTATGTACATGAGCAATTGTGTAAGCAATATTCACTCATCCGCCAGCATACCATTCCAGAAATTCTCCCTGAAAACATTCATCTTGCTCTCGTCTTACATGACGGGTCTCCTTCTTCCGTACATCATGATGCTGAGCTTATCTTTCGCTCAAATAATATTCCATGGCTTCGCGCGTTTACTTCGTTTGGTGAAGGTATTATCGGTCCTTACGTTCAGCCTCTTACAACTGGATGTTCCCACTGCGCTGATGGACGCCGGTTTATAGCTGGATTTGATCAAAAAGAAATGTGGGAACTACAACGGAAATATGCATTAAAAGCAGATAACGTGACACGGCGTGATGTACGCGCCACCCAAAATGGAATGTTACAAATGTGCCAGCTCATTCATGCTGAAACAGAGAAGATATTAACTAACAAACATTCTTCTATAAACAATGAACTCATTTTACTGGACTTACAAACGTTACAATGTACCCGGCATTCGTTTCTTCCAGACCCTCTCTGTCCGGTATGCAGCAATTTGTCTGACGATACAGCAGATGCAGCGCAAATTTCTTTACAACCAAGTTTAAAAACGAGTACTGAAACGTATCGCTGCCGTTCTATTCATGAGCTAAACACATTTTTAACGAGAGACTATTTAGATTACCGGACTGGTATTTTAAACGGCCAAATGCAACATTCTTTATTACCGTTTTCTGATGTTATTATAAACATGCCATTAATGTTCGGCAATGAAGGTGTCGCGGGCCGAACTCATTCATTCGCACTTAGTGAAGCAACCGCTATTCTAGAAGGGTTAGAAAGATATTGCGGTATGTCGCCTCGCGGGAAAAAGCCAAATGTGCATGGTAGTTTTCATGAGCTAGAGCATATTGCACTGAACCCCCTCACACTCGGTGTGCATACAATTGAACATTACAATCGTGATACTTGTCCATTTAAGCCGTTTGATCCTGATTATGAGCAAAACTGGGTATGGGGATACTCTTTATCACAAAGCCAGCCACTTTTAGTTCCAGAATCAATCGCTTATTATAGCCTCGGTCATCGAGATGCTTTCGTATATGAAACATCAAATGGATGTGCAATTGGTGGTAGTTTAGAAGAGGCAATTTTTCACGGCATTTTAGAAATTGTAGAGCGTGACGCCTTTTTGCTCACTTGGTATGCCGAATTACCTCTTCCCCGCCTTGATCTCAGTTCAGCAAATGATACAGAATTACAATTAATGATCCAGCGGTTACACACGATTACCGGGTATGAATTACATGCTTTTAATGCAACGATGGAACACGGCATCCCGAGCCTATGGGTCATTGCAAAAAATACGCGTGAAAATGGAATGAACGTTGTTTGTGCAGGAGGCTCTCATTTAGACCCAATCCGAGCTCTAAAGAGTGCAATTCATGAAATAGCAGGCATGTTACTTATAGCAGACGAAGAGCTCGATCAAAAAAGAGAGTATTACGAAAACTGCTTACAAGATCCCTACCTCGTTAATAAAATGGAAGATCATAGTATGCTGTACGGATTGAAAGAAGCGGAAGAACGTCTTCACTTCCTTTTACGTGAAGATGCTCCGGTGCAAACGTTCCAAGAAATGAATGCATTACAATCATTTGATATGGATTTAACATCTGATCTTCATCAACTTTTAAACCGGCTACATCAATCTAGACTTGAAGTAATCGTTGTAGATCAAACGGTCCGCCTTATAGAAAAGAACGGCTTACATTGTGTAAAAGTCATTATTCCAGGCATGTTACCGATGACGTTCGGTCACCATCTTACTCGGGTTACAGGACTGGATAGAGTCTATACCGTACCGATGACACTTGGATATAGAACTGAGCCTTTAACGAATGAAAAGTTAAATCCACACCCGCATCCGTTTCCATAA
- a CDS encoding putative thiazole-containing bacteriocin maturation protein, giving the protein MSNLPVHAKLKANKDTFFLPDSNGGVYFRNNSSSFRMDGDGIYDWIEKLMPMFNGNHSLTEITDGLPLPYQNRVFEIGEILYENGFVRDVSQDAPHELNSALLDRYASQIEFLEADSHSGALKFETYRAANVLIIGSGDMLTSLVSSLLESGLPTFHYLVTDRAETNYDRIHELSERAYANDDNVLIQEIDITIDRPLHEVFEPFDWILYVSQNGDIESLRAIHTICREFRKNFIPAICLSRIGLAGPVVTADREECWESAWHRLHETTLQSENPPEPFSPIASAMLANVIVFELFKHVAEGSHRQHNPQFFLLNLETLEGKWHPFIKHLLATDEIFTIDTVQNLQENLAHRSGQYTSTELFRFFDTLTSKEAGIFHMWDEQDLHQLPLSQCYIQVANPLSDGPTSPLPTITCGGLTHNEARREAGLTGVETYVAEMIHRLIPEHTDIGIGAGETMTEGVYRALQKHLNNKLCERQSHMLEEITELDLTAIHDKHCRFYYDALSTIHEIPKVGMSEELLGFPVVWIGINDRWYGAANINITLALRNALQQALLHIQNEEIPYKANMLPESSIVLYSTDSVRVAIQEEEEIPGVQSLQVALQNLTENNFYPFVFDLAIESFLRDNLDGVYGVLIAKEDDQ; this is encoded by the coding sequence ATGAGTAACCTTCCAGTTCATGCAAAACTTAAAGCAAATAAGGATACTTTCTTCCTCCCCGATTCAAACGGGGGTGTTTACTTTCGAAATAACTCCAGTTCATTCCGTATGGATGGTGATGGAATTTATGACTGGATTGAGAAATTAATGCCTATGTTTAACGGTAATCATTCTTTGACAGAAATAACCGATGGTCTCCCTCTCCCCTATCAAAATCGAGTATTTGAAATTGGAGAGATTTTATATGAAAATGGTTTCGTTCGTGATGTAAGCCAAGATGCTCCCCACGAATTAAACAGTGCATTACTCGACAGATACGCTTCGCAAATTGAGTTTTTAGAAGCTGATTCCCATTCAGGCGCTTTAAAATTCGAAACGTACCGCGCAGCAAATGTGCTTATAATTGGTTCTGGCGATATGCTTACTTCCCTAGTTTCTTCTTTATTAGAATCTGGTTTACCTACATTTCATTATCTTGTTACAGATCGTGCTGAAACAAACTACGATCGAATTCATGAACTAAGCGAACGTGCATATGCAAATGATGACAATGTACTTATTCAAGAAATAGATATTACAATTGATCGCCCTTTGCATGAAGTATTCGAGCCTTTCGACTGGATTTTATACGTTTCCCAAAATGGAGATATTGAAAGTTTAAGAGCAATCCATACTATTTGTAGAGAGTTTAGGAAAAATTTCATACCAGCTATTTGCTTATCAAGAATTGGTTTAGCTGGACCCGTCGTAACCGCAGACCGTGAAGAATGCTGGGAATCAGCTTGGCATCGTCTACACGAAACTACTTTACAAAGTGAAAATCCACCTGAACCTTTCTCACCAATTGCATCTGCAATGTTAGCAAATGTTATCGTTTTTGAGTTATTTAAACATGTCGCTGAAGGTTCACACAGGCAGCATAATCCTCAATTCTTTTTATTAAACTTGGAAACACTTGAAGGAAAGTGGCACCCTTTCATAAAACATCTTCTCGCAACCGATGAAATCTTTACAATTGACACAGTGCAAAATCTTCAAGAAAACCTTGCCCATCGTTCCGGACAATATACTTCAACTGAACTTTTTCGTTTTTTTGATACGTTAACTTCTAAAGAAGCTGGCATATTCCACATGTGGGATGAACAAGATTTACACCAATTGCCTTTATCACAGTGCTATATTCAAGTTGCAAATCCATTATCAGATGGACCTACCTCTCCCCTTCCTACTATAACTTGCGGTGGATTAACTCATAATGAAGCACGCCGCGAAGCTGGTTTAACAGGAGTTGAAACATATGTAGCTGAAATGATTCATCGTCTTATCCCCGAACATACTGATATCGGTATTGGTGCTGGGGAAACGATGACAGAAGGTGTATACCGAGCACTACAAAAACATTTAAATAATAAGTTATGTGAACGCCAATCACATATGCTAGAAGAGATTACAGAGCTTGATTTAACCGCAATTCATGATAAACATTGTAGGTTTTACTACGATGCTCTCTCTACAATTCATGAAATACCTAAAGTAGGAATGAGTGAGGAGTTACTTGGTTTTCCTGTCGTTTGGATCGGTATAAATGATAGATGGTATGGTGCGGCAAATATTAATATAACACTCGCGTTAAGAAATGCTCTGCAACAAGCACTCCTTCATATTCAAAATGAAGAGATTCCTTATAAAGCTAATATGTTACCGGAATCATCCATTGTTTTATATAGTACGGATTCTGTTAGAGTAGCAATACAAGAAGAGGAAGAAATTCCGGGCGTACAGTCTTTACAAGTTGCTTTGCAAAATTTAACGGAAAACAACTTTTATCCATTCGTTTTTGATTTAGCTATTGAGTCATTTTTAAGAGACAACTTAGACGGTGTATATGGGGTATTAATTGCAAAGGAGGATGACCAATGA
- the odhB gene encoding 2-oxoglutarate dehydrogenase complex dihydrolipoyllysine-residue succinyltransferase, whose translation MIEIKVPELAESISEGTISQWLINVGDKVEKGGSVVELETDKVNVEIIAEDSGIVSKLLGEPGDTVEVGATIAILDANGAAVAVSTPAPANEQPKQETTEAPKAAAPSAEQNKALQGLPNTNRPIASPAARKMARELGIDLNDVRSTDLLGRVRPHDVQAHAAAPKEAPAAPKQSPAPVAKTEFEKPVERVKMSRRRQTIAKRLVEVQQTSAMLTTFNEVDMSAIMELRKERKDAFEKKHDVRLGFMSFFTKAVVAALKQFPLLNAEIQGDELIIKKFYDIGIAVAAPDGLVVPVVRDANQLNFAEIESEIRNLGLKARDNKLSLKELQGGTFTITNGGVFGSLMSTPILNSPQVGILGMHKIQVRPVAIDNERMENRPMMYLALSYDHRIVDGKEAVSFLVAVKDMLEDPKSLLLEG comes from the coding sequence ATGATCGAAATTAAAGTACCTGAGCTTGCAGAATCTATTTCAGAAGGAACTATTTCACAATGGCTTATCAACGTAGGCGACAAAGTTGAGAAAGGTGGCAGCGTTGTTGAGCTTGAGACTGACAAAGTCAATGTAGAAATCATTGCAGAAGATTCAGGTATTGTATCGAAGTTACTAGGCGAACCTGGAGATACAGTTGAAGTTGGCGCTACTATCGCAATTTTAGACGCAAACGGTGCAGCAGTTGCAGTAAGTACACCTGCTCCAGCTAATGAGCAACCAAAACAAGAAACTACTGAAGCACCGAAAGCAGCAGCTCCAAGTGCTGAACAAAATAAAGCATTGCAAGGTTTACCAAATACAAATCGTCCTATCGCATCACCAGCTGCTCGCAAAATGGCTCGTGAATTAGGAATCGACTTAAACGACGTACGTAGTACAGATCTACTTGGACGTGTGAGACCACATGATGTACAAGCTCACGCTGCAGCTCCAAAAGAAGCACCAGCTGCTCCAAAACAAAGTCCGGCTCCAGTTGCAAAAACTGAATTCGAAAAACCAGTTGAGCGTGTGAAAATGTCCCGCCGCCGTCAAACAATTGCAAAACGTCTTGTAGAAGTTCAACAAACATCTGCAATGTTAACTACATTTAACGAAGTTGATATGAGTGCAATCATGGAATTACGTAAAGAACGCAAAGATGCTTTCGAGAAAAAACATGATGTACGTCTTGGCTTTATGTCATTCTTCACAAAAGCAGTTGTTGCAGCATTAAAACAATTCCCATTATTAAATGCTGAAATTCAAGGCGATGAGCTTATCATTAAAAAATTCTATGATATCGGTATTGCAGTAGCAGCTCCAGATGGATTAGTTGTTCCAGTTGTACGCGATGCTAACCAATTGAACTTCGCTGAAATTGAAAGCGAGATTCGTAATTTAGGTCTGAAAGCACGCGATAATAAACTTTCATTAAAAGAGCTACAAGGTGGTACATTTACGATCACAAATGGTGGCGTGTTCGGTTCTCTAATGTCAACACCAATCCTAAATAGTCCACAAGTAGGTATTCTAGGAATGCATAAAATCCAAGTACGTCCAGTTGCGATCGATAACGAGCGTATGGAAAACCGCCCAATGATGTACCTTGCACTATCTTACGATCACCGTATTGTTGATGGTAAAGAAGCAGTTAGCTTCCTTGTTGCTGTTAAAGATATGCTTGAAGATCCAAAATCATTATTATTAGAAGGTTGA
- the odhA gene encoding 2-oxoglutarate dehydrogenase E1 component: MTRKNTTTNPWAKFHGPNLGYVIEQYDLYVTGAGSVDPELQELFEIFGAPSFQDDVVTGDNTATHFSPQNTGNIEKILKVVQLVEQIRSFGHTLAHINPMEDAANGQSLIEKTMNELSDADLKAIPAKTVWQDAPEGIHTALDVIHRLKDVYTKSLAYEFSHIQDSEERAWLHQMVESNSLRQPLSNKKRTALLKRLTAVEGFEQFLHKTFVGQKRFSIEGVDMLVPVLDEIVSEGAKGGVEDVMIGMAHRGRLSVLAHVLEKPYGHMFAEFKHAKIEGVKANAGWTGDVKYHLGREQVVGNEEVSTRVTLANNPSHLEFVNPVVEGFARAAQENRKKSGLPEQDTTKSFVILVHGDAAFPGQGVVSETLNLSRLNAYQTGGTIHVIANNAVGFTTDSYDSRSTKYSSDLAKGFDIPIVHVNADDPEACLAAANLAIQYRTLFKKDFLIDLIGYRRYGHNEMDDPAVTQPQVYKKIKNHPTVRAIYADQLQSAGVLNADEVETIAQFIQEELKAEYAQVPPADTSAATIHVKVPEVVAKGIQPIDTGVSIDSLRAINEGLLSWPEGFNVYPKVKKILERRKDALEENGKIEWALAESLAFASILQEGTPIRLTGQDSQRGTFAHRHIVLHDTDTNETYSPLHRLPNINASFSVHNSPLSEAAVVGYEYGYNVFAPETLVMWEAQYGDFSNTAQALFDQYVSAGRAKWGQKSGLVLLLPHGYEGQGPEHSSARPERFLQLAAENNWTVANLTSAAQYFHILRRQASILGTEAVRPLVIMTPKSLLRHPLTLSTGSELSEGRFQPALEQGNLGAKPNKVKRLVLSTGKMAIDLAAEIESGKHEYNLDEVHMVRIEQLYPFPAEKVQSIIKRFKNLEEIIWVQEEPRNMGAWHYMAPILFELAGDKVKTGYIGRPDRSSPSGGDPFAHKAEQELIVAHALDVKYNFRQDKQEIEVFSN; the protein is encoded by the coding sequence ATGACGAGGAAGAATACAACGACAAACCCTTGGGCCAAGTTCCATGGTCCGAACCTTGGTTATGTTATTGAACAGTATGATCTTTACGTAACTGGAGCAGGTTCTGTTGATCCGGAATTACAAGAGCTTTTTGAAATTTTTGGAGCTCCTTCGTTTCAAGATGATGTCGTAACAGGGGACAACACAGCAACACATTTTTCTCCTCAAAACACAGGTAACATTGAAAAAATTCTTAAAGTCGTTCAACTTGTTGAACAGATTCGTTCTTTCGGGCATACGTTGGCTCACATCAACCCAATGGAAGATGCTGCAAACGGACAATCTCTTATCGAAAAAACAATGAACGAACTGAGCGATGCTGATTTGAAAGCGATTCCAGCTAAAACAGTATGGCAAGATGCACCAGAGGGTATTCACACTGCACTTGATGTAATTCATAGATTAAAAGACGTTTATACAAAATCTTTAGCTTATGAATTCTCACATATACAAGATAGTGAAGAACGCGCGTGGTTGCATCAAATGGTGGAATCAAATTCATTGCGTCAACCATTATCAAATAAAAAACGAACTGCTCTTTTAAAACGTTTAACTGCTGTTGAAGGTTTCGAGCAATTCTTGCATAAAACATTCGTTGGTCAAAAACGTTTCTCAATAGAGGGCGTTGATATGCTTGTACCTGTACTAGATGAAATTGTTTCAGAAGGTGCTAAAGGCGGCGTAGAAGATGTCATGATTGGTATGGCTCACCGTGGTCGTCTAAGCGTACTCGCTCACGTATTAGAAAAGCCATATGGTCACATGTTTGCTGAGTTCAAACATGCAAAAATAGAAGGTGTAAAGGCAAATGCTGGCTGGACTGGCGACGTGAAATACCATTTAGGTAGAGAACAAGTCGTTGGTAATGAAGAAGTTAGCACTCGTGTTACATTAGCAAATAACCCGAGTCATCTTGAGTTCGTTAACCCTGTTGTTGAAGGTTTCGCACGTGCAGCTCAAGAGAATCGTAAAAAATCTGGTCTTCCAGAACAAGATACTACAAAATCATTCGTAATTTTAGTTCATGGTGATGCTGCATTCCCTGGTCAAGGTGTTGTGTCTGAAACATTGAACTTAAGTAGATTGAATGCATACCAAACTGGCGGAACTATTCATGTTATCGCAAATAATGCAGTCGGCTTTACGACTGATAGCTATGATTCTCGTTCTACTAAATATTCAAGCGACCTTGCAAAAGGTTTCGATATTCCGATTGTTCACGTGAATGCTGATGATCCAGAAGCTTGTCTTGCTGCTGCAAACCTTGCGATCCAATATCGTACGCTGTTCAAAAAGGACTTCTTAATCGATTTAATCGGTTACCGCCGATATGGTCATAACGAAATGGATGATCCAGCAGTTACGCAACCACAAGTGTACAAAAAAATTAAAAACCACCCAACTGTAAGAGCAATTTATGCAGATCAATTACAATCTGCTGGCGTTCTGAATGCAGATGAGGTTGAAACAATTGCTCAGTTTATACAAGAGGAATTAAAGGCTGAATACGCACAAGTGCCACCAGCTGATACGAGTGCTGCAACAATTCACGTTAAAGTTCCAGAAGTTGTTGCAAAAGGAATTCAACCGATTGACACTGGTGTTTCAATTGACTCACTTCGTGCAATTAATGAAGGACTATTATCTTGGCCTGAAGGCTTTAACGTATATCCAAAAGTGAAGAAAATTCTTGAGCGCCGTAAAGATGCTCTTGAAGAAAACGGTAAAATTGAATGGGCACTTGCTGAATCGTTAGCATTCGCTTCTATTTTACAAGAAGGTACGCCAATTCGTTTAACTGGTCAAGATTCACAGCGTGGTACATTTGCGCATCGTCATATCGTATTACACGATACTGATACAAACGAAACATATTCACCATTACATCGCTTACCGAACATTAACGCATCATTCTCTGTTCATAACAGTCCGTTATCAGAAGCTGCTGTTGTTGGTTACGAATATGGTTACAACGTATTTGCTCCAGAAACTCTTGTGATGTGGGAAGCGCAATATGGTGACTTCTCAAATACTGCGCAAGCATTATTTGATCAATATGTTTCAGCAGGAAGAGCGAAATGGGGTCAAAAATCAGGTCTAGTTCTTCTATTACCACACGGTTATGAAGGTCAAGGACCGGAGCATTCTAGTGCACGTCCAGAACGTTTCTTACAATTAGCTGCGGAGAACAACTGGACAGTTGCAAACTTAACGAGCGCGGCACAATACTTCCATATCTTGCGCCGTCAAGCATCTATCTTAGGAACAGAGGCTGTTCGACCATTAGTAATTATGACGCCGAAAAGCTTATTACGTCACCCACTTACACTTTCTACAGGTAGTGAGTTAAGTGAAGGACGTTTCCAACCTGCTTTAGAACAAGGAAACCTTGGTGCAAAACCAAACAAAGTAAAACGCCTTGTTTTAAGTACAGGTAAAATGGCAATTGACTTAGCAGCAGAAATCGAAAGTGGTAAGCATGAGTACAACTTAGATGAAGTTCATATGGTTCGTATCGAGCAGTTGTACCCATTCCCTGCTGAAAAAGTTCAATCTATTATTAAACGCTTTAAAAACTTAGAAGAAATCATTTGGGTTCAAGAAGAACCTCGTAATATGGGCGCTTGGCATTACATGGCTCCAATTCTGTTTGAACTAGCTGGGGATAAAGTGAAAACAGGTTACATTGGACGCCCGGATCGTTCTAGCCCATCTGGTGGCGATCCATTCGCTCACAAAGCTGAGCAAGAATTAATCGTTGCACACGCTTTAGATGTGAAGTACAACTTCCGTCAAGATAAACAAGAAATTGAAGTTTTTAGCAACTGA
- a CDS encoding helix-turn-helix transcriptional regulator has protein sequence MENKMVEYRKKFGLSQEKLAEKLGVSRQTIISIEKGKYDPSLPLAFEIAKTFQTTIEHVFIYEGKEEGE, from the coding sequence TTGGAAAATAAAATGGTCGAATACCGAAAAAAATTTGGACTATCTCAAGAAAAATTGGCTGAGAAACTTGGAGTTTCCAGACAAACCATTATCTCGATTGAAAAGGGGAAATATGATCCATCACTTCCGTTAGCATTTGAAATAGCGAAAACATTTCAGACAACGATAGAACATGTATTTATTTACGAAGGAAAAGAAGAGGGGGAATAG